Proteins encoded together in one Microbacterium oxydans window:
- a CDS encoding sugar phosphate isomerase/epimerase family protein has product MKFSVFTASVPDWEPAEAARRIAAIGYDGVEWRITDQEEAEPPGFWAGNRATWPLTGLEQVVPEIARVTREAGLEFSGIGGYAPASDRDDALRMLRATAELGARQVRMRIPSTDLLQEGYQAVFDRTRTDLEWAAAEAGRLGVKVLIELHHQTITSSASAARRLVDGLDPGTIGVIHDLGNLVIEGQEDTHAGLQLLGEYLAHVHVKNATWQRTGEIGVDGDVRWESAWATLRAGIASVPDYFRALAEVGYDGWVTLEDFSTEAPLEERLIDDLAFLRASADAAGIGS; this is encoded by the coding sequence ATGAAATTCTCGGTGTTCACGGCGTCAGTGCCGGACTGGGAGCCCGCAGAGGCGGCTCGACGCATCGCCGCGATCGGCTACGACGGCGTCGAGTGGCGCATCACCGACCAGGAGGAGGCGGAACCGCCGGGATTCTGGGCCGGCAACCGGGCGACCTGGCCGCTCACGGGTCTCGAGCAGGTGGTACCGGAGATCGCCAGGGTCACTCGCGAGGCGGGTCTGGAGTTCAGCGGCATCGGCGGCTACGCGCCCGCCTCCGACCGTGACGACGCGCTCCGGATGCTCCGCGCGACGGCCGAGCTCGGCGCCCGGCAGGTCCGGATGCGCATCCCGTCCACCGACCTCCTCCAGGAGGGCTACCAGGCGGTGTTCGATCGGACCAGGACCGACCTGGAATGGGCGGCCGCGGAGGCGGGGCGGCTCGGCGTGAAGGTGCTCATCGAGCTGCACCACCAGACGATCACGTCATCGGCCTCGGCCGCGCGTCGACTGGTCGACGGCCTCGATCCGGGCACCATCGGAGTGATCCACGATCTGGGCAACCTCGTGATCGAGGGCCAGGAGGACACGCATGCCGGGCTCCAGCTCCTCGGGGAGTACCTCGCTCACGTGCACGTGAAGAACGCCACGTGGCAGCGGACCGGTGAGATCGGCGTCGACGGCGACGTGCGCTGGGAGTCGGCGTGGGCGACGCTCCGCGCGGGCATCGCCAGCGTTCCCGACTACTTCCGCGCGCTCGCCGAGGTCGGGTACGACGGCTGGGTGACGCTGGAGGACTTCTCGACCGAGGCTCCGCTGGAGGAGAGGCTGATCGACGATCTCGCGTTCCTCCGTGCGTCGGCCGACGCCGCGGGCATCGGGTCGTGA
- a CDS encoding Gfo/Idh/MocA family protein, translating into MTEGTLDVAIVGCGIIGVNHARAIALIPGMRITALVDEVPAATERLAALIVDELGGERPTTHAEIEAIPDGVSVVVICTPSGSHVELAERAVARGMHVVLEKPLDVSMARGRRLAEIARDAEARGIRISVISQHRYDPGAVAVAEAAHTGRLGRITSAVATVPWWRSQEYYDSGAWRGTWELDGGGAVMNQGVHTVDLLLWFLGTPVEVFAHTALLAHERVEVEDVAVVTLRFGSGALAVLHATTAAFPDQPVRVAVHGAQGTGIVENDQLAHLWVDGETIDRTADWVPAGHRLGDERDPQAFADGHARQYADIVDSIRSGRPSRVGVPEALMALATVRGIYVSATTGSPVRIADLIDGTVDDSEVRTGGIA; encoded by the coding sequence ATGACCGAAGGAACCCTCGACGTCGCCATCGTCGGATGCGGCATCATCGGCGTCAACCACGCCAGAGCCATCGCGCTCATCCCCGGAATGCGGATCACCGCCCTCGTGGACGAGGTGCCGGCCGCGACCGAGCGCCTGGCCGCGCTCATCGTCGACGAGCTCGGAGGAGAGCGGCCCACGACGCACGCCGAGATCGAGGCGATCCCGGACGGGGTGTCGGTGGTCGTGATCTGCACGCCGAGCGGATCCCACGTCGAGCTCGCCGAACGGGCCGTCGCGCGCGGGATGCACGTCGTGCTCGAGAAGCCGCTCGACGTCTCGATGGCGCGCGGGCGCCGCCTGGCGGAGATCGCCCGCGACGCCGAGGCGCGCGGCATCCGGATCTCGGTGATCAGCCAGCACCGCTACGACCCCGGAGCGGTGGCGGTGGCCGAGGCCGCGCACACCGGACGGCTGGGGCGGATCACCAGCGCGGTCGCCACCGTGCCCTGGTGGCGCTCGCAGGAGTACTACGACTCCGGAGCGTGGCGCGGCACCTGGGAGCTCGACGGCGGCGGCGCGGTCATGAACCAGGGGGTGCACACCGTCGATCTGCTGCTGTGGTTCCTCGGCACCCCGGTCGAGGTCTTCGCCCACACGGCGCTGCTCGCCCACGAACGGGTCGAGGTGGAGGACGTGGCCGTCGTCACGCTGCGCTTCGGGTCGGGCGCGCTCGCCGTGCTGCACGCCACGACCGCGGCGTTCCCGGATCAGCCGGTGCGCGTCGCGGTGCACGGTGCACAGGGCACCGGCATCGTCGAGAACGACCAGCTCGCCCACCTGTGGGTGGACGGGGAGACGATCGACCGCACAGCCGACTGGGTCCCCGCGGGCCATCGGCTCGGCGATGAGCGGGACCCGCAGGCCTTCGCCGACGGCCACGCCCGTCAGTACGCCGACATCGTCGACAGCATCCGCAGCGGACGCCCCTCACGGGTCGGGGTGCCCGAGGCGCTGATGGCCCTCGCCACGGTGCGCGGCATCTATGTCTCGGCGACCACCGGTTCCCCGGTGCGCATCGCCGATCTCATCGACGGCACCGTCGATGACAGTGAAGTGCGAACGGGAGGCATCGCATGA
- a CDS encoding sugar phosphate isomerase/epimerase family protein yields MTPWQLSGFGDEIDADPVVQVAVLQALGARHIEVRSAWGVNIVDLDDTRLDALAAVLHERGMAVSAIASPVGKVDVSLPVEHEVGRLQRAIHAAEVLGTPYIRIFSFFRAEHLAAEDIRDDVLVRMAALARTAEAAGVTLVHENEKDIYGDVPSRVLDVIESVGSERLRVAWDNANFVQVGVRPFTDGYALLRPHLEYLQLKDALAVTGEVVPVGDGDGELRETLTALRDDGYAGFASLEPHLADVHTLGGFSGPEAFGRAGRALRTLTDEIGVTLS; encoded by the coding sequence ATGACCCCGTGGCAGCTCTCAGGTTTCGGTGACGAGATCGACGCCGATCCGGTCGTGCAGGTCGCCGTGTTGCAGGCGCTCGGTGCGCGGCACATCGAGGTGCGGAGCGCGTGGGGGGTGAACATCGTCGACCTCGACGACACCCGGCTCGACGCGCTCGCCGCGGTGCTGCACGAGCGCGGCATGGCCGTCTCGGCGATCGCGTCTCCGGTGGGCAAGGTCGACGTGTCCCTGCCAGTCGAGCACGAGGTCGGTCGCCTGCAGCGGGCGATCCACGCGGCCGAGGTCCTCGGGACCCCGTACATCCGCATCTTCTCCTTCTTCCGCGCCGAGCACCTGGCCGCGGAGGACATCCGCGACGACGTGCTGGTCCGCATGGCGGCGCTCGCCCGCACGGCCGAGGCGGCCGGCGTCACGCTCGTCCATGAGAACGAGAAGGACATCTACGGCGACGTCCCCTCCCGCGTGCTCGACGTGATCGAATCGGTCGGCTCCGAGCGGCTCCGGGTGGCGTGGGACAACGCGAACTTCGTGCAGGTCGGCGTCCGGCCGTTCACCGACGGATATGCGCTGCTGCGCCCGCATCTGGAGTACCTGCAGCTGAAGGACGCGCTCGCCGTGACGGGTGAGGTGGTGCCGGTGGGCGACGGCGACGGCGAGCTGCGCGAGACCCTCACCGCCCTTCGCGATGACGGCTACGCGGGATTCGCCTCGCTCGAGCCCCACCTCGCCGATGTCCACACGCTCGGCGGATTCTCCGGTCCCGAGGCCTTCGGCCGGGCCGGGCGAGCCCTGCGCACCCTCACCGACGAGATCGGAGTCACCCTCTCATGA
- a CDS encoding carbohydrate ABC transporter permease, with amino-acid sequence MSVTTTIAQVNPRRSRPGGHSQVDRLLPRPLLVAANVVLCLLVFGPVSYMLFASINADVAVAGGAYWPTELRLDNYVKVWRSVDLAGGLANSLLICGAVAVVCAAVAVSMAWVLVRFTFIGRVTILRGLLGLQSVPGTLMLLPVFVMFSTLSSVLRIPTIGTHWSVFITYLTFALPFSTWVMVTYIRGLPRELEEAARMDGASNIRVLTRIVLPLSWPGIVVSAIFAFLQGWNDVLFASVMTNRDSRTAAVALQIFGATQETGAVPLYGQMMAASLICAIPVVVLYLVFQRYLVGGLTAGGVK; translated from the coding sequence ATGAGCGTCACCACAACGATCGCGCAGGTCAACCCGCGCCGGAGCCGCCCTGGCGGACACAGCCAGGTGGATCGGCTGCTGCCGCGACCGCTGCTCGTCGCCGCGAACGTCGTCCTGTGCCTGCTCGTCTTCGGACCCGTCTCGTACATGCTGTTCGCCTCGATCAACGCGGACGTCGCGGTCGCCGGCGGCGCGTACTGGCCGACCGAGCTGCGCCTCGACAACTACGTCAAGGTCTGGCGCAGCGTCGACCTGGCCGGGGGTCTGGCCAACAGCCTCCTGATCTGCGGAGCGGTCGCCGTCGTCTGCGCGGCCGTGGCGGTGTCCATGGCCTGGGTGCTCGTGCGGTTCACCTTCATCGGACGCGTCACGATCCTCCGGGGACTGCTCGGGCTGCAGTCGGTTCCGGGGACGCTGATGCTGCTGCCGGTGTTCGTGATGTTCTCGACGCTGTCCTCCGTGCTGCGCATCCCCACCATCGGCACGCACTGGTCGGTCTTCATCACGTACCTCACCTTCGCGCTGCCGTTCTCGACCTGGGTGATGGTGACCTACATCCGCGGCCTCCCGCGCGAGCTGGAAGAGGCCGCCCGCATGGACGGCGCCTCCAACATCCGTGTCCTCACCCGCATCGTGCTGCCCCTGAGCTGGCCCGGGATCGTGGTCTCCGCGATCTTCGCGTTCCTGCAGGGGTGGAACGACGTCCTGTTCGCGTCGGTGATGACCAACCGCGACAGTCGCACCGCGGCGGTGGCCCTGCAGATCTTCGGCGCCACGCAGGAGACGGGCGCGGTGCCCTTGTACGGCCAGATGATGGCGGCCTCGCTCATCTGCGCCATCCCCGTCGTCGTGCTGTATCTCGTGTTCCAGCGGTATCTCGTAGGCGGTCTGACCGCAGGAGGAGTGAAATGA
- a CDS encoding carbohydrate ABC transporter permease, which translates to MAIATPTRRRRADDTPPSERPRPLWMLLPGGVLMALLILVPLLLAFWISLLDLDQYTIRQWLQAPFIAFGNFVEAFTTSPLLRGIWLSVSYALIVSVAAIPIGVLAALATQNAFRGRGLVRSVYLIPYILPAFVVATVFRAMFQPEGVVDEAFGVFGVDPGLWLNGPQSYWTLIVTQLWVSWPFVYLLTLAGLQAVDAEVHEAAALDGAGWGIKLRKVVLPYLRGSILLAFILTFLHSINAFTMPFVLFGIPAPVDIEVLPVLTYVTAFQSFRFGLSAAMAVASLAIVAIPLFIYLRAVRLDTGEDAKR; encoded by the coding sequence ATGGCGATCGCCACACCGACGAGGCGCAGACGCGCCGACGACACCCCGCCGAGCGAGCGGCCCCGACCGCTGTGGATGCTGCTCCCCGGTGGCGTGCTGATGGCGCTGCTGATCCTGGTGCCGCTGCTGCTGGCGTTCTGGATCTCGCTCCTCGATCTGGACCAGTACACGATCCGCCAGTGGCTGCAGGCCCCGTTCATCGCGTTCGGCAACTTCGTCGAGGCGTTCACCACCTCGCCGCTGCTGCGCGGCATCTGGCTGAGCGTCAGCTACGCGCTGATCGTGTCGGTGGCCGCGATCCCGATCGGCGTGCTCGCGGCGCTGGCCACGCAGAACGCGTTCCGCGGACGCGGGCTGGTGCGCTCGGTCTACCTGATCCCGTACATCCTTCCCGCGTTCGTCGTGGCCACCGTCTTCCGGGCGATGTTCCAGCCCGAGGGCGTGGTCGATGAGGCCTTCGGGGTGTTCGGGGTCGATCCCGGGCTGTGGCTGAACGGTCCGCAGAGCTACTGGACGCTCATCGTCACGCAGCTCTGGGTGAGCTGGCCCTTCGTGTACCTGCTGACGCTGGCCGGGCTCCAGGCGGTCGACGCGGAGGTGCACGAGGCGGCGGCGCTCGACGGAGCCGGCTGGGGGATCAAGTTGCGCAAGGTGGTCCTCCCGTACCTGCGCGGATCGATCCTGCTGGCGTTCATCCTCACCTTCCTGCACAGCATCAACGCCTTCACCATGCCGTTCGTCCTCTTCGGCATCCCGGCGCCCGTCGACATCGAGGTGCTGCCCGTCCTCACCTACGTCACCGCGTTCCAGAGCTTCCGGTTCGGGTTGTCCGCCGCGATGGCGGTCGCCTCGCTGGCGATCGTGGCGATCCCGCTGTTCATCTACCTGCGCGCCGTGCGCCTCGACACCGGAGAGGATGCGAAGCGATGA
- a CDS encoding extracellular solute-binding protein, with protein MKSRPLIALAATAAAAIALTGCTGTSGPDDAGSGGAVDGTGKTLSVMVAANGLYPEQQKEWFQQVSDAFEKKTGAKVEFETFASANDELTKIQTSVLSGQGPDVYGLGTTFTPTAYATGAFVKLTEADWDKVGGRDRFVPSTLGISGPSDEDEIAIPFVSRPFVMAYNTELLKAAGIDEVPTTWDELTAAAAKIDSGDVQGLAIGYADSFDPWKFIWGMSVQAGNPLIDVDAKKAKIDDPTVAAAYDTYFGWFQDGLVDPASVGWKNAQAVAAFAEGKAGFLPMTAAVSKPTFAESPVADSYAYALLPTVPPGATERPKDGKDAASILSGDNLVVAQYSPNQDLAFALIEMLTSTESQIDYFDTFGELPTGVDAAAQVEKDNPDLSANVQAASKSVATPFTGAWGDTQLALTNVVVQSLPSLQAGSLSEGDIASAIAEAQASSQSSLDKSK; from the coding sequence ATGAAGTCTCGACCCCTGATCGCCCTCGCGGCGACGGCCGCAGCGGCGATCGCCCTGACCGGATGCACGGGTACCTCCGGACCGGACGACGCCGGCTCCGGCGGTGCCGTCGACGGCACCGGCAAGACGCTCTCGGTGATGGTGGCGGCCAACGGCCTCTACCCCGAGCAGCAGAAGGAGTGGTTCCAGCAGGTCTCCGACGCCTTCGAAAAGAAGACCGGCGCGAAGGTCGAGTTCGAGACCTTCGCGAGCGCCAACGACGAGCTGACGAAGATCCAGACCTCCGTGCTCTCGGGCCAGGGGCCCGACGTCTACGGCCTCGGCACGACCTTCACCCCGACCGCGTATGCGACGGGCGCCTTCGTCAAGCTCACCGAAGCCGACTGGGACAAGGTGGGCGGGCGGGATCGCTTCGTGCCGTCCACCCTGGGCATCTCGGGCCCGAGCGACGAGGACGAGATCGCCATCCCGTTCGTGAGCCGGCCGTTCGTGATGGCCTACAACACCGAACTGCTCAAGGCCGCCGGCATCGATGAGGTGCCGACGACTTGGGACGAGCTGACCGCCGCCGCCGCGAAGATCGACTCCGGCGATGTGCAGGGCCTCGCGATCGGCTACGCCGACAGCTTCGACCCGTGGAAGTTCATCTGGGGCATGTCGGTGCAGGCGGGCAACCCCCTCATCGATGTGGACGCGAAGAAGGCGAAGATCGACGACCCGACGGTCGCCGCCGCCTACGACACCTACTTCGGCTGGTTCCAGGACGGGCTCGTCGACCCGGCGTCCGTCGGATGGAAGAACGCCCAGGCCGTGGCCGCGTTCGCCGAGGGCAAGGCCGGGTTCCTCCCGATGACGGCGGCCGTGTCCAAGCCCACGTTCGCCGAGTCTCCGGTCGCCGACTCCTACGCTTACGCGCTGCTGCCGACCGTGCCGCCGGGCGCGACCGAGCGCCCGAAGGACGGCAAGGACGCCGCGAGCATCCTCTCCGGCGACAACCTCGTCGTCGCCCAGTACTCGCCGAACCAGGACCTGGCCTTCGCGCTCATCGAGATGCTCACCAGCACCGAGTCGCAGATCGACTACTTCGACACCTTCGGCGAGCTGCCCACCGGGGTGGATGCCGCCGCGCAGGTGGAAAAGGACAACCCCGATCTGAGTGCCAACGTGCAGGCTGCGTCCAAGTCCGTCGCGACGCCGTTCACCGGCGCTTGGGGAGACACGCAGCTGGCTCTGACCAACGTCGTGGTGCAGTCGCTTCCGTCGCTGCAGGCCGGGAGCCTGAGCGAGGGCGACATCGCCTCAGCGATCGCCGAGGCCCAGGCGAGCTCGCAGTCCTCGCTGGACAAGTCCAAGTAG